From one Streptomyces mobaraensis genomic stretch:
- a CDS encoding PLD nuclease N-terminal domain-containing protein, whose product MLRYLPFLLVLALWIYAFIDCLNTPEEEVRKLPKTAWVIIILLFGEVLLGPVAWLAVGRPRAAGRSGRRGAAGAGGDGGGGRGRGWVAPDDNPEFLRSLDKDRRPRGEGEDRG is encoded by the coding sequence ATGCTCAGGTATCTGCCGTTCCTGCTGGTCCTGGCGCTGTGGATCTACGCGTTCATCGACTGTCTGAACACGCCCGAGGAAGAGGTCCGCAAGCTGCCGAAGACCGCGTGGGTGATCATCATCCTGCTCTTCGGCGAGGTGCTGCTGGGGCCGGTCGCCTGGCTGGCCGTGGGCCGTCCGCGCGCGGCGGGCCGGTCCGGCCGGCGCGGCGCCGCGGGAGCCGGCGGGGACGGCGGTGGCGGTCGCGGTCGCGGCTGGGTGGCCCCGGACGACAACCCCGAGTTCCTGCGCTCGCTGGACAAGGACCGCCGGCCGCGCGGGGAGGGCGAGGACCGGGGCTGA
- a CDS encoding menaquinone biosynthesis decarboxylase has protein sequence MAYDDLRSFLRALERDGDLKRVKAEVDPHLEVGEIVDRVNKAGGPALLFENVKGSAMPLAMNVFGTDRRLLKSLGLKSYDEIGEKIGGLLKPELPQGFVGIREAFGKLGAMAHVPPRKVKPGDAPVQEVVLTGDDVDLDALPALFTWPEDGGSFFNLGLTHTKDPETGVRNLGLYRLQRHDKRTIGMHWQIHKDSRNHYQVAARRGERLPVAIAFGCPPAVTYASTAPLPADIDEYLFAGFVQGKRIDMVDCKTVPLQVPAAAEVVLEGWLEPGKMLPEGPFGDHTGFYTPQEPFPALTIDCVTMRRRPLLQSIVVGRPPTEDGPLGRATERFFLPLLKIIIPDIVDYHLPESGGFHNCAIVSIDKKYPKHAQKVMHAVWGAHMMSLTKLIVVVDKDCDVHDLHEVSWRAFGNVDYARDLTVVEGPVDHLDHASYQQFWGGKAGIDATAKWPEEGYTRDGGWPSMVESDPETADRVTKRWKEYGL, from the coding sequence ATGGCTTATGACGATCTCCGCTCGTTCCTCAGAGCGCTCGAACGCGACGGCGACCTCAAGCGCGTCAAGGCCGAAGTCGACCCCCACCTGGAAGTCGGGGAGATCGTCGACCGGGTGAACAAGGCCGGCGGCCCGGCGCTCCTCTTCGAGAACGTCAAGGGCTCGGCGATGCCCCTGGCGATGAACGTCTTCGGCACCGACCGGCGGCTGCTCAAGTCGCTCGGCCTGAAGTCCTACGACGAGATCGGCGAGAAGATCGGCGGGCTGCTCAAGCCCGAGCTGCCGCAGGGCTTCGTCGGGATCCGGGAGGCGTTCGGCAAGCTGGGCGCGATGGCGCACGTGCCGCCGCGCAAGGTGAAGCCCGGCGACGCGCCCGTCCAGGAAGTGGTGCTCACCGGGGACGACGTCGACCTGGACGCGCTCCCGGCGCTCTTCACCTGGCCCGAGGACGGCGGCTCCTTCTTCAACCTGGGGCTCACCCACACCAAGGACCCCGAGACCGGCGTCCGCAACCTCGGCCTCTACCGGCTCCAGCGCCACGACAAGCGCACCATCGGGATGCACTGGCAGATCCACAAGGACAGCCGGAACCACTACCAGGTCGCCGCCCGGCGCGGCGAGCGGCTGCCGGTGGCCATCGCCTTCGGCTGCCCGCCCGCCGTGACGTACGCGTCCACCGCGCCGCTGCCGGCGGACATCGACGAGTACCTGTTCGCCGGCTTCGTGCAGGGCAAGCGGATCGACATGGTCGACTGCAAGACCGTCCCGCTCCAGGTGCCGGCCGCGGCCGAGGTGGTGCTGGAGGGCTGGCTGGAGCCGGGGAAGATGCTTCCGGAGGGTCCGTTCGGCGACCACACCGGCTTCTACACGCCGCAGGAACCGTTCCCCGCGCTGACCATCGACTGCGTCACCATGCGGCGGCGCCCGCTGCTCCAGTCGATCGTCGTCGGCCGGCCGCCGACCGAGGACGGGCCGCTGGGGCGGGCGACGGAGCGGTTCTTCCTGCCCCTGCTCAAGATCATCATCCCGGACATCGTCGACTACCACCTGCCGGAGTCCGGCGGCTTCCACAACTGCGCGATCGTCTCGATCGACAAGAAGTACCCGAAGCACGCGCAGAAGGTCATGCACGCGGTCTGGGGCGCGCACATGATGTCGCTGACCAAGCTGATCGTGGTCGTGGACAAGGACTGCGACGTCCACGACCTGCACGAGGTGTCCTGGCGCGCCTTCGGCAACGTCGACTACGCGCGCGACCTCACCGTCGTCGAGGGCCCGGTCGACCACCTCGACCACGCGTCGTACCAGCAGTTCTGGGGTGGCAAGGCGGGCATCGACGCCACCGCGAAGTGGCCCGAGGAGGGCTACACGCGGGACGGCGGCTGGCCGTCGATGGTGGAGTCGGACCCCGAGACCGCCGACCGGGTCACGAAGCGCTGGAAGGAGTACGGGCTGTGA
- the mqnP gene encoding menaquinone biosynthesis prenyltransferase MqnP, whose product MSASAAAVPQPGRTRAFLRLVLIEHSVFALPFAYIASFTAMYQEDGRIHWWKLFLVTVAMVGLRTFAMACNRIIDREIDARNPRTANRELVTGAVSVRSAWTGALVAVVLFLGAAGLLNPLCLALAPIAVIPMVVYPYGKRFTNFPHAILGLAQAMGPVGAWLAVTGSWSWDAVILGLAVGVWIGGFDLIFACQDVAADRAHGVKSTPARFGIPAALYGSRVCHVITTALLAWYGVATHAGAFFWTGLLIVAAAFLYEHSIVRPHDLSRLNRAFFTVNGFIGIALFVCALLDLGVRGLGV is encoded by the coding sequence GTGAGCGCCTCCGCCGCCGCCGTCCCGCAGCCGGGGCGGACCCGGGCGTTCCTGCGCCTGGTGCTGATAGAGCACTCGGTGTTCGCGCTGCCCTTCGCGTACATCGCCTCGTTCACGGCGATGTACCAGGAGGACGGGCGCATCCACTGGTGGAAGCTCTTCCTCGTCACCGTGGCGATGGTCGGGCTGCGTACCTTCGCGATGGCCTGCAACCGGATCATCGACCGCGAGATCGACGCCCGGAACCCGCGCACCGCCAACCGCGAACTCGTCACCGGCGCCGTCTCCGTCCGCTCGGCGTGGACGGGCGCGCTGGTGGCCGTCGTCCTGTTCCTGGGCGCCGCGGGCCTGCTGAACCCGCTGTGCCTGGCGCTGGCCCCGATCGCGGTGATCCCGATGGTGGTCTATCCGTACGGGAAACGGTTCACCAACTTCCCGCACGCGATCCTGGGCCTGGCGCAGGCCATGGGCCCGGTCGGCGCCTGGCTGGCGGTGACCGGTTCCTGGTCCTGGGACGCGGTGATCCTGGGGCTCGCGGTGGGCGTCTGGATCGGCGGTTTCGACCTGATCTTCGCCTGCCAGGACGTCGCCGCCGACCGCGCGCATGGCGTGAAATCGACCCCCGCCCGCTTCGGCATCCCGGCCGCGCTGTACGGCTCCCGCGTCTGCCACGTGATCACCACCGCCCTGCTGGCCTGGTACGGGGTCGCCACCCACGCGGGCGCCTTCTTCTGGACCGGCCTGCTGATCGTCGCCGCGGCGTTCCTCTACGAGCACTCGATCGTCCGCCCGCACGACCTGTCCCGCCTGAACCGCGCCTTCTTCACGGTCAACGGCTTCATCGGGATTGCCCTGTTCGTGTGCGCGCTGCTGGATCTGGGGGTGCGGGGGCTGGGGGTGTGA
- a CDS encoding Uma2 family endonuclease: protein MATLEVDRMRSRLSRFEGRFDGCKVEIVGGALVMSPVRPFHNETMLLLWSSLRGQLSADWRSISDVTVPFDDDYEFCPDLAVIPQAEAAKNLSQYSPDLVELAIEVVSPSSARNDYETKNRWYASRGIADYLIFDPYQGHCVTHWNPGPDGYLGRDTIPYGKTVTVDSAVGFLKFDTSELPVDPAR, encoded by the coding sequence ATGGCCACGCTGGAGGTCGACCGGATGCGCTCGCGTCTGAGCCGTTTCGAGGGCAGGTTCGACGGCTGCAAGGTGGAGATCGTCGGGGGGGCCCTCGTGATGAGTCCGGTGCGACCGTTTCACAATGAGACGATGCTGCTCTTGTGGAGCAGCCTGAGAGGGCAGCTGTCGGCGGATTGGCGATCGATCAGCGACGTCACTGTTCCGTTCGATGATGACTACGAGTTCTGTCCCGACCTGGCGGTCATCCCGCAGGCCGAAGCAGCCAAGAACCTGAGCCAGTACTCCCCGGACCTGGTCGAATTGGCGATCGAAGTGGTCTCGCCGAGCAGCGCCCGGAACGACTACGAGACCAAGAACCGCTGGTACGCCTCCAGGGGTATCGCCGACTACCTCATCTTCGACCCGTACCAAGGCCACTGTGTCACCCACTGGAACCCCGGTCCGGACGGCTATCTCGGCCGGGACACCATCCCTTACGGGAAGACCGTGACCGTCGACTCGGCCGTCGGCTTCCTGAAGTTCGACACCTCTGAGCTCCCGGTCGATCCGGCCCGCTGA
- a CDS encoding UbiX family flavin prenyltransferase, which produces MEPYEHATQRSERRPWVVGVSGASGTPYAAAVVRGLLAAGEGVDLVVSRASRLTLLDETGVSFRDAHWRDDLRQWLSLGADGKPQAFDVGDAELARVRYWAAGDLAAGPSSGSYPVKGMLIVPASTACVAGVALGLSKDLLQRAASVTLKERRPLVVAVRETPLSGQTLRQLVALDEAGAIVLPASPAFYAGATHIQDLVDFVAGRVLDAAGVPHRYYRRWKGELGGGRAPEGS; this is translated from the coding sequence GTGGAGCCGTACGAACACGCAACGCAACGATCCGAGCGCCGGCCCTGGGTGGTCGGTGTTTCCGGTGCGTCCGGGACGCCGTACGCGGCGGCCGTGGTGCGCGGGCTGCTGGCCGCGGGGGAGGGCGTGGACCTGGTGGTCAGCCGGGCCTCGCGGCTGACGCTGCTGGACGAGACCGGGGTCTCGTTCCGGGACGCGCACTGGCGGGACGACCTGCGGCAGTGGCTGTCGCTGGGGGCGGACGGGAAGCCGCAGGCGTTCGACGTGGGTGACGCGGAGCTGGCCAGGGTGCGCTACTGGGCCGCCGGTGATCTGGCGGCGGGGCCGTCGTCGGGTTCGTACCCGGTGAAGGGGATGCTGATCGTCCCGGCGAGCACGGCCTGTGTGGCGGGTGTGGCGCTGGGGCTGTCGAAGGACCTGCTGCAGCGGGCCGCGAGCGTGACGCTCAAGGAGCGGCGGCCGCTGGTGGTCGCGGTGCGCGAGACGCCGCTGAGCGGTCAGACGCTGCGCCAGCTGGTGGCGCTCGACGAGGCGGGCGCGATCGTGCTGCCCGCCTCTCCGGCGTTCTACGCGGGGGCGACGCACATCCAGGATCTCGTGGACTTCGTCGCCGGGCGGGTACTGGACGCGGCGGGGGTGCCGCACCGGTACTACCGCAGGTGGAAGGGGGAGCTCGGCGGTGGCCGGGCCCCGGAGGGGAGTTAG
- a CDS encoding Lrp/AsnC family transcriptional regulator, whose product MDAVDRQLIQALRENGRASYAELGRLVGLSGPSVTDRINRLEAAGVITGYRATVNAASLGLGVTALIGIQLSDAADHEDVAQRLRDLEEIEDCWFIAGDDSYMLKVRVGDVDGLERTIRRLSGTKGVSRTRTTIVLSTKWENRVGELPEDI is encoded by the coding sequence ATGGACGCGGTGGACAGGCAGCTCATCCAGGCCCTCCGGGAGAACGGGCGGGCCTCGTACGCGGAACTGGGCCGGCTCGTCGGGCTGTCCGGCCCGAGCGTCACGGACCGGATCAACCGCCTGGAGGCGGCCGGCGTCATCACCGGCTACCGCGCGACCGTCAACGCCGCCTCCCTGGGCCTGGGCGTCACGGCGCTGATCGGCATCCAGCTCTCGGACGCCGCCGACCACGAGGACGTGGCGCAGCGGCTGCGCGACCTGGAGGAGATCGAGGACTGCTGGTTCATCGCCGGCGACGACTCGTACATGCTCAAGGTGCGCGTCGGCGACGTCGACGGCCTGGAGCGCACCATCCGCCGGCTGTCCGGGACCAAGGGCGTGAGCCGCACCCGCACCACGATCGTGCTCTCCACCAAGTGGGAGAACCGGGTGGGCGAGCTGCCCGAGGACATCTGA
- the mqnE gene encoding aminofutalosine synthase MqnE yields MDAGLKRELEQKVRAGERLTREDGIALYESDDLAWLGGLAHEVRTRKNGDTVLFNVNRHLNMTNVCTASCAYCSFQRKPGERDAYTMRIEEAVRLAKAMENDHLTELHIVNGLHPTLPWRYYPRSLKALKEALPQVSLKAFTATEIHHFEKISGMPASEILDELIDAGLESLTGGGAEIFDWEVRQHIVDHETHWEDWSRIHRLAHEKGLKGPSTMLYGHIEEPRHRVDHVLRLRELQDETGGFQVFIPLRYQHDFVDMKDGKIRNRLQARTSMATGAEALKTFAVSRLLFDNVPHVKVFWVMHGLQTAQLALQHGADDMDGSVVEYKITHDADNYGTPNKLTRDDLLELIRDAGFRPAERNTRYEVIREYDGPDPARREVPQAMRV; encoded by the coding sequence ATGGACGCGGGACTCAAGCGCGAGCTGGAGCAGAAGGTGCGCGCCGGTGAGCGGCTGACCCGCGAGGACGGCATCGCCCTCTACGAGTCCGACGACCTCGCCTGGCTCGGCGGTCTGGCCCACGAGGTGCGGACGCGGAAGAACGGCGACACGGTCCTCTTCAACGTCAACCGCCACCTCAACATGACGAACGTGTGCACGGCCTCGTGCGCCTACTGCTCGTTCCAGCGCAAGCCGGGCGAGAGGGACGCGTACACCATGCGCATCGAGGAGGCCGTCCGTCTCGCCAAGGCGATGGAGAACGACCACCTCACCGAGCTGCACATCGTCAACGGGCTGCACCCCACCCTGCCGTGGCGGTACTACCCGCGGTCGCTGAAGGCGCTCAAGGAGGCGCTGCCGCAGGTCTCCCTGAAGGCGTTCACCGCCACCGAGATCCACCACTTCGAGAAGATCTCCGGCATGCCGGCCTCCGAGATCCTCGACGAGCTGATCGACGCCGGTCTGGAGTCGCTGACCGGCGGCGGCGCGGAGATCTTCGACTGGGAGGTCCGGCAGCACATCGTCGACCACGAGACCCACTGGGAGGACTGGTCGCGCATCCACCGCCTCGCGCACGAGAAGGGCCTCAAGGGCCCGAGCACGATGCTCTACGGGCACATCGAGGAGCCGCGCCACCGCGTGGACCACGTGCTGCGGCTGCGCGAGCTCCAGGACGAGACCGGCGGTTTCCAGGTCTTCATCCCGCTGCGCTACCAGCACGACTTCGTGGACATGAAGGACGGCAAGATCCGCAACCGGCTCCAGGCGCGGACCTCCATGGCCACCGGCGCCGAGGCGCTGAAGACGTTCGCGGTCTCCCGGCTGCTCTTCGACAACGTCCCGCACGTCAAGGTCTTCTGGGTGATGCACGGCCTTCAGACCGCGCAGCTCGCCCTCCAGCACGGCGCCGACGACATGGACGGCTCGGTCGTCGAGTACAAGATCACGCACGACGCGGACAACTACGGCACGCCGAACAAGCTGACCCGTGACGACCTGCTGGAGCTGATCCGCGACGCGGGCTTCCGCCCGGCGGAGCGGAACACGCGGTACGAGGTCATCCGGGAGTACGACGGTCCGGACCCGGCGCGGCGCGAGGTGCCGCAGGCGATGCGGGTCTGA
- a CDS encoding GNAT family N-acetyltransferase translates to MSLTFVRDPQVTPELHEELARLWYDVSRAGGSVGFVPSVTEEEVRAATERQLGRVTSGEYRMLGAYDARGRLSGTTFLRLHTDFKMRHWSMVLGVMIDPGLQRGGHGLRLMRETIDMARDAGLEALRLEVRGGMGLEGFYGRLGFKEVGRVPGGLRLSADDYRDDILMWLALD, encoded by the coding sequence ATGTCTCTTACCTTTGTGCGCGACCCGCAGGTGACCCCCGAGCTTCACGAGGAACTCGCCCGGCTTTGGTACGACGTCTCGCGGGCCGGCGGCTCGGTCGGATTCGTGCCCTCGGTGACCGAGGAGGAGGTACGCGCGGCGACCGAGAGGCAGCTCGGGCGGGTGACGAGCGGCGAGTACCGGATGCTCGGCGCGTACGACGCCCGGGGGCGGCTTTCCGGCACCACGTTCCTGCGGCTCCACACCGACTTCAAGATGCGGCACTGGTCCATGGTCCTCGGGGTCATGATCGACCCCGGCCTGCAGCGCGGCGGCCACGGGCTTCGGCTGATGCGGGAGACGATCGACATGGCCCGCGACGCCGGCCTGGAGGCGCTGCGACTGGAGGTGCGCGGCGGGATGGGCCTGGAGGGCTTCTACGGGCGGCTCGGGTTCAAGGAGGTCGGCCGGGTGCCGGGCGGGCTGCGGCTGTCCGCCGACGACTACCGCGACGACATCCTGATGTGGCTGGCGCTGGACTGA
- a CDS encoding DUF4229 domain-containing protein has protein sequence MSSQKYASLRYTALRFGLLVASFAVVWVLCYLRAIPLGRNGSNLVWMILLALIISAPLSWVLLRKQRDAMARQVAERVERTRERLQANAGQEDRA, from the coding sequence GTGAGTAGCCAGAAGTACGCCTCGCTCCGATACACCGCTCTGCGGTTCGGCCTGCTCGTCGCCTCTTTCGCCGTCGTGTGGGTGCTCTGCTACCTCCGCGCCATCCCGCTCGGGAGGAACGGCTCCAACCTCGTCTGGATGATCCTGCTGGCCCTGATCATCTCGGCGCCGCTGAGCTGGGTGCTGCTGCGCAAGCAGCGGGACGCCATGGCGAGGCAGGTGGCGGAGCGCGTCGAGCGGACGCGGGAGCGGCTGCAGGCGAACGCGGGCCAGGAGGACCGGGCGTAA
- a CDS encoding dicarboxylate/amino acid:cation symporter, protein MSSTPSSSASAVRGRIPKVPFWAQILLGLVLGALLGWAARSGDIAWLQTTLDKIGEIFVQLLMVVVAPLVFFAILVSITNLRNVSNAARLASRTLLWFMITSLIAVSIGLAIGLLTDPGSGTGLTAADGSDPKKKGSWLDFLTGIVPTDVVTPFTQLNVLQIVFMAAVAGVAVLQVGEKARPLLTLSESVLELLQKVLWWVIRLAPLGSLGLVGKAIYKYGWDLIGKYATFTADIYVGCAIVLFGVYPLLLATVAKVSPLRFFKGAWPAIQLAFVSRSSVGTMPLTQRVTERLGVPKEYTSFAVPFGSTTKMDGCASIYPAIAAIFVAQVFDVPLELRDYLLIAFVSVIGSAATAGLTGATVMLTLTLSTLGLPMAGVGLLLAIDPIVDMMRTATNVAGQSVVPIIVASREGILDREAYATADGSKLDGEPERERAREQEPVLSAA, encoded by the coding sequence TTGTCATCGACGCCTTCTTCGTCCGCTTCCGCCGTCCGCGGCCGGATACCCAAGGTGCCCTTCTGGGCCCAGATCCTGCTCGGCCTCGTCCTCGGCGCCCTGCTCGGCTGGGCGGCCCGCAGCGGCGACATCGCCTGGCTGCAGACCACGCTCGACAAGATCGGTGAGATCTTCGTCCAGCTGCTGATGGTCGTGGTGGCCCCGCTGGTCTTCTTCGCCATCCTGGTCTCGATCACCAACCTGCGGAACGTCTCGAACGCCGCGCGGCTGGCCTCCCGGACCCTCCTCTGGTTCATGATCACGTCGCTGATCGCCGTCTCCATCGGCCTGGCGATCGGCCTGCTCACGGACCCCGGCTCCGGCACCGGCCTCACCGCGGCCGACGGCTCCGACCCCAAGAAGAAGGGCTCCTGGCTCGACTTCCTCACCGGCATCGTCCCGACCGACGTCGTCACGCCGTTCACCCAGCTGAACGTCCTGCAGATCGTCTTCATGGCCGCCGTCGCCGGTGTCGCCGTCCTCCAGGTCGGCGAGAAGGCCCGCCCGCTGCTCACCCTCAGCGAGTCCGTCCTGGAGCTCCTCCAGAAGGTGCTGTGGTGGGTCATCCGGCTCGCCCCGCTGGGCAGCCTCGGCCTCGTCGGCAAGGCCATCTACAAGTACGGCTGGGACCTGATCGGCAAGTACGCGACCTTCACCGCGGACATCTACGTCGGCTGCGCCATCGTCCTCTTCGGCGTCTACCCGCTGCTGCTCGCGACGGTCGCCAAGGTCAGCCCGCTGCGGTTCTTCAAGGGCGCCTGGCCCGCGATCCAGCTCGCGTTCGTCTCCCGCTCCTCCGTGGGCACCATGCCGCTGACCCAGCGGGTCACCGAGCGGCTGGGCGTGCCGAAGGAGTACACGTCGTTCGCCGTGCCGTTCGGCTCGACGACCAAGATGGACGGCTGCGCCTCCATCTACCCGGCCATCGCCGCGATCTTCGTCGCCCAGGTCTTCGACGTGCCGCTGGAGCTCCGCGACTACCTGCTGATCGCGTTCGTCTCGGTCATCGGCTCCGCCGCGACCGCCGGCCTGACCGGCGCCACCGTGATGCTCACCCTGACCCTCTCGACGCTGGGCCTGCCGATGGCCGGCGTGGGCCTGCTGCTCGCGATCGACCCGATCGTCGACATGATGCGCACCGCCACCAACGTCGCCGGCCAGTCCGTCGTCCCGATCATCGTCGCCTCCCGCGAGGGCATCCTCGACCGCGAGGCGTACGCCACGGCCGACGGCTCCAAGCTGGACGGCGAGCCGGAGCGGGAGCGCGCCCGCGAGCAGGAGCCGGTGCTGAGCGCGGCGTGA
- a CDS encoding NUDIX domain-containing protein translates to MARPRMAAGALFFDEDGRVLLVRPSYKPGWEIPGGYVENGESPLAACRREVAEELGIEPPIGPLLVVDWAPSPAEGDKVLFLFDGGLLDDRRHGAIRPAAGELLEARFHPCDALDDLLVPRLARRVRQAVAARDTAGFRYLEHGAPAGP, encoded by the coding sequence ATGGCGCGCCCCCGGATGGCCGCGGGAGCGCTCTTCTTCGACGAGGACGGCCGGGTGCTGCTGGTCCGCCCCTCCTACAAGCCCGGGTGGGAGATCCCCGGCGGCTACGTCGAGAACGGCGAGTCGCCGCTCGCCGCCTGCCGGCGCGAAGTGGCCGAGGAACTGGGCATCGAACCGCCCATCGGCCCCCTCCTCGTCGTGGACTGGGCCCCCAGTCCGGCCGAGGGCGACAAGGTGCTGTTCCTCTTCGACGGCGGCCTGCTGGACGACCGGCGGCACGGGGCGATCCGGCCCGCCGCCGGTGAACTGCTGGAGGCCCGCTTCCACCCGTGTGACGCCCTCGACGACCTGCTCGTCCCCCGGCTGGCCCGGCGCGTCCGCCAAGCGGTGGCCGCGCGTGACACGGCCGGCTTCCGCTATCTGGAGCACGGCGCGCCCGCCGGGCCCTGA
- a CDS encoding creatininase family protein: MDELITQATTADARAHGPAVAALPVGSFEQHGAHLPLATDTVIACLIARKLADDHGLFLLPPITISCSHEHAHMAGTVSISAGTLYAMVHDIWRSLAASGVPGLVIVNGHGGNYVLQNAVQEINVGTPPRVALFPVHEDRSRARADAGLESSGSEDMHAGEFEVSLLLHGAPHLVQEGIESDDHSAPSRPHLLTLGMAGYTPNGVIGRPSLASAAKGKALLDSLSRSARAHLDVITGAQR, translated from the coding sequence ATGGACGAGTTGATCACCCAGGCCACCACCGCAGACGCCCGCGCACACGGCCCCGCAGTGGCCGCTCTCCCCGTCGGCAGCTTCGAACAGCACGGTGCTCACCTGCCATTGGCCACCGACACCGTCATAGCCTGTCTGATCGCCCGCAAACTAGCCGACGATCACGGGCTGTTCCTGCTGCCGCCGATCACGATCTCCTGCTCTCACGAGCACGCGCACATGGCGGGCACGGTCAGCATCAGCGCCGGAACGCTGTACGCCATGGTGCACGACATCTGGCGGTCACTCGCCGCCTCCGGCGTTCCCGGCCTCGTGATCGTCAACGGACACGGCGGCAACTATGTGCTCCAGAACGCCGTTCAGGAGATCAACGTCGGCACCCCTCCTCGCGTCGCGCTCTTCCCGGTCCACGAGGACCGTTCCCGAGCCCGTGCCGACGCCGGACTGGAGAGCAGCGGCTCGGAGGACATGCACGCCGGAGAGTTCGAGGTCTCCCTGTTGCTGCACGGTGCACCGCACCTCGTCCAGGAGGGCATCGAGTCCGACGATCACTCGGCACCCAGCCGTCCGCACCTGCTCACTCTCGGCATGGCGGGCTACACGCCCAACGGTGTGATCGGACGGCCGTCCCTCGCCTCCGCCGCCAAGGGCAAGGCGCTGCTGGACAGCCTCTCGCGTTCGGCACGGGCGCACCTGGACGTGATCACGGGAGCGCAGCGGTGA
- a CDS encoding NUDIX domain-containing protein → MQWKTHGERRIYSNPWVNLCLVDVEQPDGRRWEHHVVRLRHLAVAAVVNQRREILMMWRHRFITDSWAWELPMGLVEDGETPEAAAAREVEEETGWRPGAMKPLIYAEPANGITDSQHHVFRADGATHIGPPTEMNESDRIEWVPLDRVRGMIDRREVVSSGSLVGLLYVLLDEATR, encoded by the coding sequence ATGCAGTGGAAGACCCACGGTGAGCGGCGGATCTACTCGAACCCATGGGTGAACCTGTGCCTGGTGGACGTCGAACAGCCGGACGGTCGGCGGTGGGAGCACCACGTCGTCCGGTTGCGTCACCTGGCGGTGGCGGCCGTGGTCAACCAGCGGCGGGAAATCCTGATGATGTGGCGCCACCGTTTCATCACCGACTCCTGGGCCTGGGAACTCCCCATGGGGCTGGTGGAGGACGGAGAGACACCCGAAGCGGCAGCGGCCCGAGAGGTGGAGGAGGAGACCGGCTGGCGGCCCGGGGCGATGAAGCCGTTGATCTACGCGGAGCCCGCGAACGGGATCACGGACTCCCAGCACCACGTGTTCCGGGCCGACGGCGCGACGCACATCGGCCCGCCGACGGAGATGAACGAGTCGGACCGCATCGAGTGGGTGCCCCTTGACCGGGTGAGAGGAATGATCGACCGGCGAGAGGTGGTGAGCAGCGGATCACTCGTCGGTCTGCTCTATGTGCTGCTGGACGAAGCGACGCGTTGA
- a CDS encoding ATP-binding protein translates to MERIAASGNEPPVVRRWEPRAACVGRAREELRRSLALWGLLEVEDAAVLVLSELLTNAVVHARVPPGRQIETRFLPTGRGVRIQVDDADGGWRFPRPQDGQGGHGLLLVDALAQRWGVSPRDGVGKSVWALVEVPDQGGGDGGDGVRIRVWARRVLVGDRVVGEGWEREVVDVREDREGGRAEVVVGFRGGAELRVHAGGAVDVVRRVRW, encoded by the coding sequence ATGGAACGGATCGCCGCCTCGGGAAATGAGCCGCCAGTCGTGCGTCGTTGGGAGCCGCGCGCTGCCTGCGTGGGCCGAGCCCGGGAGGAATTGCGCAGGTCGCTGGCCCTTTGGGGGCTGCTGGAGGTCGAGGACGCCGCGGTGTTGGTGCTCTCGGAGTTGCTCACGAACGCTGTCGTGCACGCACGTGTCCCTCCCGGCCGGCAGATCGAGACGCGGTTCCTCCCCACGGGGAGGGGGGTCCGCATCCAGGTGGATGACGCTGATGGGGGGTGGCGGTTTCCTCGTCCGCAGGACGGCCAGGGCGGTCATGGGCTGCTTCTCGTGGACGCGTTGGCGCAGCGCTGGGGTGTGAGTCCGCGTGACGGGGTCGGTAAGTCCGTGTGGGCCTTGGTGGAGGTGCCGGATCAGGGTGGGGGCGATGGCGGTGACGGCGTGCGGATCCGGGTCTGGGCGCGGCGGGTTCTCGTCGGGGATCGGGTGGTGGGGGAGGGGTGGGAGCGGGAAGTCGTGGACGTTCGGGAGGATCGGGAGGGCGGCCGGGCCGAGGTGGTGGTGGGGTTCCGGGGTGGTGCGGAGCTGCGGGTGCATGCCGGGGGTGCCGTCGACGTCGTGCGGAGGGTGCGGTGGTGA